CTTATTGAAACTTTATCACCGTTCAATTTAACGACTCTCATTCCAGTAAGTTTTTTCCCAATTAAGTAACCATTCCACATGACAGGTACGACGATTAAATAAATGTTTGTAATAGTTAAATACAAAAATTCACCTGCATCTGATTTGCCGAAAAAGTAACTCAAAGGTAGCGAAATGGTAACTAACATAAGGATGTTATCTAGAATAGCTGCAAAAAATCTAAAAATATAATTCGCTGGTCTTAGTTCCACTACAAATCATCCTTTAATATGTATTTTAAAATTTGAACATAGAGATTGAGTAAAACAGCCTTCCCCACTTGATTATAAAGAAGGAACGTTAATTTGAAAGAAAAAAATTATAATTACCAGTATGTACTAATTTTTATTAAATTTAGAATTAACTGAATCTTTATATAATCTTTACGAACAACATTTTGAGACTTGCATAATCGTTTTTTTACTATTTGATATCTGAACCGAAAATATCTAACAATTAGTAATTGAACACTTAGAAAAATAACAGTACATTTTGCAGATGTAACCTTTCCATCTAGTCGAGCGTACAAGCAAAAATTTTCTTCATACATATAATTTATAATGACAAACATTTTGGAGGGAGTTGTGATGGCAATTATAGTAGTTCCAACTGATTTTCCAACCGTTCAAGCTGCAATTGATGATGGCAATACGAATGCAGGAGATACAATTAAAATTCTCTCAGGTACGTTTGATGGATTTGAAGTTACGAAAGAGCGCTTGAAGATTTTCGGATGTGGAATTGAAAAGACGATTATTACGGGACAGCCAGCCGATCCTGGAGGTAATGGAGTTGTTGTATTAGCAGATCAAACGATTTTACAAGGGTTTACTGCACAAGGGCTTTTTGAAGAAGGGGTTGTGGTGGAGTCTAATCATAATGTTCTAACGGATATTGAGTCTAACTTTAACATAGGAGGATTCCAAATAAAGGGATCTCATAACCTCATTCATAATTGTTCTGCTTCATTTAATGAGGGTGTGGCCGTAGAGATTAATGGTTTGCATAATTGTACGATTAAGTGTAACAGTAGTGATAATAAGGAAGTTGGCTTTAATTTTGTAGAGAATTTTAATATCGCAGTAAATATACGTGCAAATAGAAATGGAAACAATGGAATTGAAATTGATGATGAATTTCTCATCTTAGTAAAGAGTACAGCACTTAAAAATGCAGAAGCAGGTATTGCAATATTAGGGAGTAATAACAATATTATTGGAAACTTTGCATGTAACAATATGGGGAGTGGGATTGGAATAGATGGAGATTTTATTAACAATGTTATCGATACGAACATTGTGCGCAATAATGGAACGAGTGGAACAGGCTCAGGCATTTTAGTAGGTGACGATGCTATGGATAATGCTATTAGGTTTAATAAATTAAAA
This genomic window from Bacillus solimangrovi contains:
- a CDS encoding RDD family protein yields the protein MELRPANYIFRFFAAILDNILMLVTISLPLSYFFGKSDAGEFLYLTITNIYLIVVPVMWNGYLIGKKLTGMRVVKLNGDKVSISTMIVRQIGGGFLYIISFGILFIVSFFMVILRKDHRAIHDIIAGTIVIEDKK
- a CDS encoding right-handed parallel beta-helix repeat-containing protein — its product is MAIIVVPTDFPTVQAAIDDGNTNAGDTIKILSGTFDGFEVTKERLKIFGCGIEKTIITGQPADPGGNGVVVLADQTILQGFTAQGLFEEGVVVESNHNVLTDIESNFNIGGFQIKGSHNLIHNCSASFNEGVAVEINGLHNCTIKCNSSDNKEVGFNFVENFNIAVNIRANRNGNNGIEIDDEFLILVKSTALKNAEAGIAILGSNNNIIGNFACNNMGSGIGIDGDFINNVIDTNIVRNNGTSGTGSGILVGDDAMDNAIRFNKLKLNTPFDLEVLGDPANNTFDGNKCTNSEPFGLCDP